CAAGTGGGCAATATCCGGATCTGAAAAGACCAGCCGTTCCATGACATGGCACCAATAACAACTCGAATATCCCACGGATAAAAAGATCGGTTTGTCCTCGCGGCGTGCTTTTGCGAGTGCTTCTTCATCCCAGGGATACCAGTCAACGGGATTGTGTGCATGAAGGCGCAAATATGGACTGAGTTCTCGGCTGAGGCGATTTTGTGTAGGGGAGGGGGTTGGAGGATTTTCTGTAGAATAAACACCCCACCAATAACCCGCAGCAATGGCGAGGAGAATGATGGGGATGAATAGGAGGCGTTTGGCGATTGCCATGTCATAAGCCCCTCAGGCAGTAAACGCGCGTTTGATTTTGGCGACAGCTGTTAAAATATCGTCCATGTCTTCCCGTTCCCCCAGCAGCATATTTTGCAGGAACCAGACACTGGAGGCGCATATCGCTTCCACATGGGGACACGGCAAACGGCGAATCAGGTGTGGGTGTCGGTCCATCGCGGTTTTGAGACCGCCTTCATCGGTTAAGGGCCGCTGATAGCCCGGCGTGCAGGGAATGCCTTCGGCCTGTAAAGCCGCGATAAATTCATCGCGTGTTTTCCCTCCAAGTGCCTCGCTGTTGTAGCGCATCATATACAGGTGATAGCCGTGCTGCGTGACCCAGGGATGCCATCGCGGTGGTTCCAGTCCGCCAATTTCGTCCAGGCCCTTGCTGAGATAAGCTGCATTTTTATTGCGCAAATCGATTTGAGGTTCGAGTTTGGGCAGTCGTTTTAACAGGATGCCTGCCAGGTACTCAGAGGTGCGATAATTCCAGCCCAGGCGGGGATATTCCCATCGCTCACCTCCAGGACGGCGGCCCACATCGCGGAATGCCCATGCCCGGTCTCTGAGGTCTCGATCATTGGTGAGAAGACATCCGCCTTCACCTGAAGTCAAGTTTTTGCTCGACTGAAAGCTGAATGCGCCCACATGGCCCAGAGAACCCACTTTGCGGCCTTTGTGCTCGGCGCCGTGTGCTTGCGCGCAGTCTTCGATGACTTTGAGGTTGTGCTTACGGGCGATGTCATTGAGTGCATCCATGTCTGCCGGGTGTCCCCCCAGGTGAACGGGAAGGAGCGCGACGGTCTGGTCTGTGATGGCGGCTTCGGCGGCTTCTGGCGACATTGTAAAACTCACCGGATCAATATCGACCAGAGCCAGAGAGCACCGTACAGAGAGGGGCGCACTTGCTGTGGCTATAAAAGTGTAATTGGGAATGATGACTTCGCCGCCATCGACGAGGCCATCGAGGTCGAGCGCGGCGGATAATCCAGCCGCAATAGACGTGGTGCCGCTGGGCATCATCACGCCATAAGCCGCATCGCAATAGGCGGCAAATGCCTGACCAAAGCGGTGCCCCACAGGTGCGGGGAGACCTTCGGTTTGATCGAGATAGACTTCTTTGAGGATGGGAACGATTTCTTCTTCCCATTCTCGTTCTGTGTTATCCGGCCATGTCGGCCACTGCGACGCCTTGGTATCGCGCACGGGAACACCACCATCTATTGCGAGTGTTTCTGACATGTAAAGCTCCTTAGTTGGACAGTGGGGACTACGCGCCTTGACCCGTAGTCAGGCGGGATGTATATTTAATTTGTTATTCAAGGTACGATTTATAGATTGCTTGTCAAGTTATCAAGAGAGGATGATTGACGATGAACCTCGCGGGAAATTTGATGCAAAAAATTGAGGGCGAAGTGCGTTTTGATAAGATGTCGCGCATTCTTTATAGCACAGATGCGAGCATGTATCAAATTGAACCTGTTGGTGTTGTTTTGCCCAAACACAAACAGGATGTTTTGCACGTCATCAACCTCGCCAATGAGCACGATGCGCCGCTCATTCCCCGGGGTGGTGGCACCGGGCTTGCTGGCGGTGTGGTGGGTAGCGGTATTGTGATGGATATGTCGAAATACATGAATCGCATTCTCGACTTCAATGCCGAAGAAGGTTGGGTCAGGGTCGAGCCTGGCGTGATACTCGATGAACTCAATGCCTTTCTCAAACCACACGGATTGCAGTTTGCGCCCGATGTGGCGACCAGCAGCCGCGCGACAATCGGGGGCATGGTGGCCAATAATTCGGCGGGCGCGCATTCGGTTATTTACGGCAAGACTATAGATCACGTATTAGAACTCGATTTGATCTTGTCCGATGGCACAGAAATAACGGTGGGGGAGTTAGACGAGCCTGCTGTGCAACAAAAATGCGAGCGACAAGATCTCGAAGGTCAGGCGTATCGGGAGGTAATCCGCATAGCTCGGGAGAATGCGGAAGAAATTGAGCGGCGATATCCCAAAATTTTGCGGCGGGTCGGCGGATATAATCTCGATGAATTTATCAAAAAGCAACCGTTCAATCTCGCGCGCATGGTCATTGGGTCTGAGGGTACTCTGGCGACCGTTGTCGGGGCAAAGCTCAAGGTAATTCCACTGCCTCAGGCAAAGGTGTTGGGCATTGTCCAATTTAACGACCTGATTGCGTCTATGAAGGCTGTCGCGCCGATCTTAGAAACGGCTCCTGCCGCAGTAGAGCTGATCGATAAGATGATTCTCGATCAGACCAGAGGGTCTATGGAACTGTCCAGGATGCGTTCCTGGGTGCAGGGGGATCCAGAGGCTGTTCTGGCTGTTGAATACTACGGTGATTCAGAAGGTGAGTTGGTTCCTAAGCTGGACGAACTCGAAGCGCTGTTGGGCAATCTGAGTCTTGAATATACTTTTTCTCGTGCTGTTTCCGATGCCGAACAGGCCAATGTTTGGAATGTGCGCAAGGCAGGGCTGGGTCTGCTCATGGGCGTAAAAGGCGATTCCAAACCCATTGCTTTTGTCGAAGACGCCGCTGTTCCGCCGGAAAGGCTGCCCGATTATATTTCTGAGTTT
The sequence above is a segment of the Gemmatimonadota bacterium genome. Coding sequences within it:
- a CDS encoding DegT/DnrJ/EryC1/StrS family aminotransferase, giving the protein MSETLAIDGGVPVRDTKASQWPTWPDNTEREWEEEIVPILKEVYLDQTEGLPAPVGHRFGQAFAAYCDAAYGVMMPSGTTSIAAGLSAALDLDGLVDGGEVIIPNYTFIATASAPLSVRCSLALVDIDPVSFTMSPEAAEAAITDQTVALLPVHLGGHPADMDALNDIARKHNLKVIEDCAQAHGAEHKGRKVGSLGHVGAFSFQSSKNLTSGEGGCLLTNDRDLRDRAWAFRDVGRRPGGERWEYPRLGWNYRTSEYLAGILLKRLPKLEPQIDLRNKNAAYLSKGLDEIGGLEPPRWHPWVTQHGYHLYMMRYNSEALGGKTRDEFIAALQAEGIPCTPGYQRPLTDEGGLKTAMDRHPHLIRRLPCPHVEAICASSVWFLQNMLLGEREDMDDILTAVAKIKRAFTA